The window CTTGTATCAATGATCATCAATATTTCAGTTCTGTATAACAGCAGAAAATCTTTCAACTTCAAGGTTATTTTACCAATATTTCTTTTCAGTTTGATCGGCGTACCGATTGGTGCAAAGTTGTTGATCATTTTGCCTGATTATGTTCTTAAAATTATAATAGGTTTCTTCATCCTCATCTTTGGGTTATTATTTTTCTTCAATGTACATTTCAAAGTTAAGCATGAGAAGGTCACTCGTGCGATTGTCGGTTTCTTGAGTGGATTGCTGAATGGAAGTATTACCATGAGCGGTCCACCTGTGATCCTCTTCTTTGCAAATGAGAAAAAAGGTAAAATGCATTTCAGAGCACATCTTGCGTCTTTCTTTCTGCTTCTTACACTTGCAACGATTCCAGTTTACATCTATTATGGATTAATCACAAAAATAGTAATTAATTATACGCTGACCTTCAGTATTTCAGTCATTGTTGGAGTCATTGGAGGTAATTTGTTGATAAAGAAAATACACGACGATCATTTTAGAAAATTGACACTAATAATTATCATCTGTATGGGAGTATTAGCACTATATTCAGGAATAAGGGGAGTCATATCATGAAAATGCTTGATGTAATTGTCATTGGAGGTGGAGCTGCAGGAATGGTTGCAGCAATTTCTTCCGCCAGGAAAGGGGCAAAAACAGTTATAGTCGAACGTTTACCCCGCGTTGGTAAAAAGATACTCGTGACCGGAAATGGACGCTGTAACTTCTCAAATACGAATTTAAGTAAGAAAAAGTATCATGGAACCGATCCATATTTCATAGGATATACATTCTCGCAGTTTGGCAGTAAACAGATCATCGAGTTTTTTGAAAAACTTGGGATACTTCATAAAGTCGAAGATGAGGAAAAAGTATATCCACGATGTGACCAGGCAGGAGCAGTTCTTGATGTATTACGATATGAATGTCAGCGTTTGGTTGTAGAAGAGTTATGTGATCGGGAAGTCTCTGCAATAGTCAAAGAGAAAGATCAGTTTAAACTGCACATTCAAAATGGGGAAGAATATTTGTGTCATTCAGTTATTATTACTGCAGGAGGAAAAGCGAGTCCTCAGTTTGGTTCGAATGGTTCGGGGTTTGAACTCGCAAGCAAACTTGGTCATACAATTGTCGAACCTTTTCCGTCACTTGTTCAGATCAAACTGGAGGATGAGTTTCTCAATCATCTGAACGGCATAAAAGTACACGCAAGAGTATCACTGTATGCGAATGAAAGCCATATTGATACGCAAGAAGGAGAAGTACTGTTTGCAAAATACGG of the Candidatus Cloacimonadota bacterium genome contains:
- a CDS encoding sulfite exporter TauE/SafE family protein, with amino-acid sequence MAALIQGTTGFGFSLFAVPLLTLFISPKIVIPMILLVSMIINISVLYNSRKSFNFKVILPIFLFSLIGVPIGAKLLIILPDYVLKIIIGFFILIFGLLFFFNVHFKVKHEKVTRAIVGFLSGLLNGSITMSGPPVILFFANEKKGKMHFRAHLASFFLLLTLATIPVYIYYGLITKIVINYTLTFSISVIVGVIGGNLLIKKIHDDHFRKLTLIIIICMGVLALYSGIRGVIS
- a CDS encoding NAD(P)/FAD-dependent oxidoreductase, producing MKMLDVIVIGGGAAGMVAAISSARKGAKTVIVERLPRVGKKILVTGNGRCNFSNTNLSKKKYHGTDPYFIGYTFSQFGSKQIIEFFEKLGILHKVEDEEKVYPRCDQAGAVLDVLRYECQRLVVEELCDREVSAIVKEKDQFKLHIQNGEEYLCHSVIITAGGKASPQFGSNGSGFELASKLGHTIVEPFPSLVQIKLEDEFLNHLNGIKVHARVSLYANESHIDTQEGEVLFAKYGMSGIPVLQLSRYVYHPELKGMELILHVDLFPELQFHDLKKLILERFQKLHYKSIQDAMIGLINKRMIHVILSITTIDRDKLCGELNSVEVDALTNQLKDRRFKIKGTLSWRDAQVTAGGVATEEIDGKTLESKIVPGLFFAGEVIDIHGDSGGYNLAWAWASGYVAGMYAGKR